One genomic region from Spirochaeta lutea encodes:
- a CDS encoding peptidase U32 family protein has product MELLAPAGSLDKLHYAYRYGADAAYIGLPGFSLRAKADNIATDNQDSPESIRRVKGSKKLYCTLNIYFHNNDVEELKSQLDRIETYPFDGFIISDIGILPILQKRFPDKELHLSTQANCVNREAAKMYHSMGFSRIVPGRELSLPEIREIKDGVPDLEIEAFIHGAMCLAYSGRCFLSSWMSGRSANKGDCAHSCRWGYRVALEEEMRPGEYYPLDEEEGPSGTGYTTIMSSKDICMIDYLSELRAAGVDSLKIEGRMKSLYYVAMITRAYRKELDRISRLSDIEIDLRSRETQPFIDELYHVSHREFSTGFYFGRTDIQKPTTENYRRSHLFLGSLEETPPEVSEPNQIPQEDSQWTLPVYLDVKNHITQEHALELVTPDIPFIPLEPGTFRFINAQGSIHDSATHGKPWFIQIKRSALARGRVSHAPLPPIQTQASSAPPSPHPGWILRRRILDTPPTP; this is encoded by the coding sequence TTGGAACTACTAGCACCAGCCGGCAGCCTCGATAAATTGCACTATGCATACCGCTACGGCGCAGATGCCGCGTACATCGGATTGCCCGGTTTTTCTCTCCGGGCAAAGGCCGACAACATAGCAACGGATAACCAGGACAGTCCCGAGAGTATCCGCAGGGTGAAGGGCTCTAAAAAACTCTACTGCACACTAAATATCTATTTTCATAATAACGATGTAGAAGAACTGAAATCCCAGCTGGATCGAATCGAAACCTACCCCTTTGACGGATTCATTATCAGCGACATCGGCATTCTCCCGATTCTCCAGAAGAGATTTCCTGATAAGGAACTCCACCTGAGCACTCAAGCCAACTGCGTCAACCGGGAAGCGGCGAAGATGTACCATTCCATGGGATTCTCACGGATTGTGCCAGGCCGGGAGCTCAGCCTCCCCGAGATCCGGGAGATCAAAGATGGGGTTCCGGATCTTGAGATTGAGGCATTCATCCATGGAGCGATGTGTCTGGCCTACTCAGGACGCTGCTTCTTATCGTCCTGGATGAGCGGAAGATCGGCAAACAAGGGCGACTGCGCTCATTCCTGCCGCTGGGGATACCGGGTTGCACTAGAAGAAGAGATGAGGCCCGGTGAGTATTACCCGTTGGACGAGGAGGAGGGTCCTTCGGGTACGGGCTACACTACGATCATGTCCAGCAAGGACATCTGCATGATTGATTATCTCTCGGAGCTGCGGGCTGCCGGGGTGGATAGCCTGAAAATTGAAGGCCGAATGAAGAGTCTCTACTATGTTGCCATGATCACCCGGGCGTACCGGAAGGAACTGGATCGGATCTCCCGGCTCTCCGATATCGAGATTGACCTTCGCTCCCGGGAGACCCAGCCCTTCATCGATGAGCTCTACCACGTAAGTCACCGTGAATTTTCCACTGGGTTCTATTTCGGGAGAACCGATATCCAAAAACCGACTACCGAGAACTACCGGCGAAGCCATCTCTTTCTTGGAAGTCTGGAGGAAACCCCGCCGGAGGTATCCGAGCCGAACCAGATTCCCCAGGAGGACTCCCAATGGACCCTCCCGGTCTACCTGGATGTAAAAAACCACATTACCCAGGAACACGCCTTAGAACTGGTAACCCCGGATATCCCCTTCATTCCCCTGGAGCCCGGAACCTTCAGGTTCATTAATGCCCAAGGCAGCATCCACGATTCAGCCACCCACGGTAAACCCTGGTTCATCCAGATAAAAAGGTCAGCCCTGGCGCGAGGCAGGGTATCCCACGCCCCCCTACCGCCGATCCAGACCCAGGCATCCTCAGCCCCACCATCCCCCCATCCGGGATGGATACTTCGACGACGGATTCTGGATACCCCACCAACTCCATAA
- a CDS encoding DUF1015 domain-containing protein, producing the protein MQPAWTVLQELSSLGMLLSMTSMNKTYAKTLEALGIRFPRLLMPAPEVPIETWGVVACDQHTSDRDYWNRLSKAIGSNPSTLPLIFPEVYLEDPDRQDRIQRIHQTMQHYLDQGLLQDVGEQLIYIERTTEASGLRQGILLAMDLEYYDYSKGSTSLIRATEGTILDRIPPRVQVRKGAPLELPHIMILIDDPDQGIIEPLASQKNSDARVYTTDLLLGGGHIEGYSIKDSGTIQTILSGLQNLASADTTKKRYGTDTPLLFAMGDGNHSLATAKTVWEELKAAAVQEHGTWEHLVDHPARFALAEIVNLHSPGLRFEPIHRTLFGVSGEELQEVLKGDFNARITPMAEDTLQAFLEGNPAGQKAAGIYDGDQWYCAEFPEDEERLPNALVDLAFETLRSRNPKATIDFIHGWNHTKNFAKQGSAVSTFFPVIARDRLFDYVINQGSLPRKAFSMGDAEEKRYYIESRRILPS; encoded by the coding sequence ATGCAGCCAGCATGGACGGTCTTGCAAGAGCTTTCGTCCCTGGGTATGCTCCTATCCATGACATCCATGAATAAAACCTATGCAAAGACACTTGAGGCCCTGGGTATCCGGTTTCCCCGGCTGCTCATGCCCGCACCGGAAGTCCCCATTGAGACCTGGGGGGTTGTAGCCTGCGATCAGCACACCAGCGACCGGGATTATTGGAACCGGTTATCCAAGGCTATCGGATCAAACCCCTCTACCCTGCCCCTGATTTTCCCGGAGGTGTACCTGGAGGACCCGGATCGTCAGGATCGGATTCAGCGGATCCACCAGACGATGCAGCACTACCTTGACCAAGGGCTCCTGCAGGATGTGGGTGAACAGCTCATCTACATTGAACGAACCACGGAAGCATCGGGGCTGCGTCAGGGGATCCTCCTCGCCATGGATCTGGAGTATTACGATTACTCCAAGGGATCCACCAGTCTTATCCGGGCGACCGAGGGGACCATCCTCGACCGCATCCCACCCCGGGTACAGGTGCGTAAAGGGGCTCCCCTGGAGTTGCCCCATATCATGATCCTCATCGACGACCCTGATCAGGGCATCATCGAGCCCCTGGCTTCCCAAAAAAACTCGGATGCCCGCGTTTACACCACCGACCTGCTGCTCGGCGGAGGCCATATTGAAGGGTACTCCATCAAAGATTCCGGGACAATTCAGACCATCCTTTCAGGACTGCAGAATCTGGCCTCCGCTGACACTACCAAGAAGCGGTACGGAACCGACACTCCCCTGCTCTTTGCCATGGGCGACGGCAACCATTCCCTGGCAACAGCCAAGACGGTATGGGAGGAGTTGAAGGCCGCAGCGGTTCAGGAGCACGGAACCTGGGAACATCTGGTGGATCATCCCGCCCGCTTTGCTTTGGCGGAAATTGTAAACCTCCACAGCCCGGGCCTCCGGTTTGAACCCATCCACCGTACCCTCTTTGGCGTCTCCGGGGAGGAGCTCCAGGAGGTATTAAAGGGTGATTTTAACGCCCGTATTACTCCCATGGCGGAAGATACCCTGCAGGCATTTCTGGAAGGGAACCCGGCTGGTCAAAAAGCTGCCGGAATCTACGATGGGGATCAATGGTACTGCGCCGAGTTCCCCGAGGATGAAGAGCGCCTTCCCAACGCCCTGGTGGATTTGGCCTTTGAGACCCTTCGAAGCAGGAATCCCAAGGCGACCATAGATTTCATCCATGGTTGGAACCACACCAAGAATTTTGCAAAACAGGGCTCAGCGGTTTCGACATTTTTCCCGGTAATTGCCCGGGACCGGCTCTTTGACTATGTAATTAACCAGGGTTCCCTGCCCCGAAAAGCCTTCTCCATGGGAGATGCCGAGGAAAAACGCTATTATATCGAATCCCGCCGGATCTTACCCAGTTGA
- a CDS encoding septum formation initiator family protein: protein MKLSQIFFSITLGVLVYMVGLGIYGPGGYVDLQSKREYLAELERNNARLETLQAELTNRMIRAETSSELLQAKAHSLGYVGPNQVLVRIQTKPDFNQPQTSGTILKAPTYRAPPRSMYLGAGAAAALLSLLMGMIRPGKAKQPKSPASTPENGVVSDFTLRKTH, encoded by the coding sequence ATGAAGCTGTCACAGATATTTTTCTCTATAACATTAGGTGTTCTTGTGTATATGGTGGGCCTGGGGATCTATGGGCCCGGCGGTTATGTAGATCTTCAAAGCAAACGTGAGTATCTGGCTGAGCTAGAGAGGAACAACGCCCGGCTGGAAACCCTCCAAGCCGAATTGACAAACCGTATGATTCGGGCGGAAACCAGTTCGGAGTTGCTCCAAGCCAAGGCACATTCCCTCGGGTACGTTGGTCCAAATCAGGTATTGGTTCGAATACAAACAAAGCCCGACTTCAATCAGCCCCAAACGAGCGGAACAATCCTAAAGGCTCCAACCTACCGAGCTCCCCCTCGGTCGATGTACTTGGGTGCCGGTGCAGCGGCTGCCCTGTTGTCATTACTTATGGGAATGATACGCCCGGGGAAGGCAAAGCAACCTAAATCCCCGGCTTCAACCCCGGAGAATGGAGTGGTGAGTGATTTTACCCTCCGAAAAACCCATTGA
- the lon gene encoding endopeptidase La has protein sequence MADQNIVPSDQTLPNKIRVLPLMGKPIFPGIFTPLMINSPEDLKTVEDALQSDNSLGLVLVENEETENPSSNDLFSVGTLAKIVKKINLPDGGMNIFISTIKRFKIKKVIQSEIPITVAVEYPEEVLDDTLEVKALTRSLITEMKAVSENNPLFSEEMRLNMVNIDQPGKIADFITSILNIDREEQQRVLETFGIKKRMERVLLFIKKEQELLKIQKKIQNQINDKIEKSQRDYFLREQLKAIKQELGIAVDGKTEEYNRFKEIVDSLEVEDDIREQIEKELDKFALMEPNSSDYHVTRNYLDTIVSLPWNDPPPVEIDLKKAQRILDADHYGLEDVKERILEFIAVHKMKKDFRGSIILLVGPPGVGKTSIGKSIARALGRKFFRFSVGGMRDEAEIKGHRRTYVGAMPGKIIQGLKIVKTKDPVFMIDEIDKLGASFQGDPSSALLEVLDSEQNNSFRDHYLDLPFDVSRVLFIATANSLDTIPRPLMDRMEIIRLSGYITKEKLSIAKKYIIPKSLDRNGMTKDQVQFDYKALTAIAEGYAREAGMRNFEKAVDKVNRKIAKKLLVEEVQPPVTVTREDLTTYLGQPYFREDDAKTIIAPGMVTGLAWTNFGGDTLIIESVAVPGKEGFKLTGQMGSVMQESANIAYTYVRYLADSLGIAGDWFSKHTIHIHIPAGATPKDGPSAGITMASTLVSLALGKKVSKKIAMTGELSLAGRVLPIGGLKEKTIAAKRATIKDIIIPKANERDLDEIPDYVKKGLTFHPVEEMAEVLRILFGELKDA, from the coding sequence ATGGCTGACCAAAACATCGTACCATCGGATCAAACTCTACCCAATAAAATTCGGGTACTCCCCCTGATGGGGAAGCCCATTTTCCCGGGGATATTTACCCCTTTGATGATAAATAGTCCCGAGGACCTGAAGACGGTGGAGGATGCCCTCCAGAGTGACAATAGTCTCGGGTTAGTGTTGGTTGAAAACGAAGAAACTGAGAACCCCAGCAGCAATGATCTATTCTCTGTAGGCACCCTGGCGAAGATCGTGAAGAAGATAAATCTCCCGGACGGGGGCATGAATATTTTCATATCCACGATAAAACGCTTCAAGATTAAGAAGGTCATCCAATCCGAGATTCCTATTACGGTTGCCGTGGAATACCCCGAAGAGGTTCTCGATGATACCCTGGAGGTTAAGGCCCTCACCCGGAGTCTGATTACGGAGATGAAGGCTGTCTCGGAGAACAACCCCCTTTTCTCCGAGGAGATGCGGTTGAATATGGTCAACATTGATCAGCCCGGAAAGATTGCTGACTTTATTACCTCGATTCTCAATATCGACCGGGAGGAGCAGCAGCGTGTCCTGGAGACCTTCGGTATAAAAAAACGGATGGAACGGGTCCTGCTCTTCATTAAGAAAGAGCAGGAACTACTAAAAATCCAGAAGAAAATCCAGAATCAGATCAACGATAAGATTGAAAAGAGCCAGAGGGATTACTTCCTGCGTGAACAGCTTAAGGCCATTAAGCAGGAGCTGGGAATCGCCGTGGACGGGAAGACCGAGGAGTATAACCGGTTCAAGGAGATAGTAGATTCTCTTGAGGTCGAGGATGATATCAGGGAGCAGATCGAGAAGGAGCTGGATAAATTCGCCCTGATGGAACCCAACAGTTCGGATTACCATGTAACCAGGAATTACCTGGACACCATTGTCAGCCTCCCCTGGAACGATCCGCCCCCGGTGGAGATCGACCTCAAGAAGGCCCAACGGATACTGGATGCTGATCACTATGGTCTGGAGGATGTGAAGGAGCGGATCCTGGAATTCATTGCCGTACATAAGATGAAGAAAGACTTCAGGGGATCTATTATCCTGTTGGTCGGTCCCCCGGGGGTAGGTAAAACCAGTATCGGCAAATCTATTGCCCGGGCTCTGGGGCGGAAATTTTTCCGTTTCAGTGTGGGAGGAATGCGGGACGAGGCCGAAATCAAGGGACATCGCCGAACCTATGTGGGAGCCATGCCCGGAAAAATCATCCAAGGATTGAAAATTGTGAAAACCAAGGATCCGGTTTTCATGATTGATGAGATAGATAAACTAGGTGCTAGTTTCCAGGGGGATCCGTCCAGTGCACTTCTTGAGGTTCTGGATTCTGAGCAAAACAATAGCTTCCGCGACCATTATTTGGACCTCCCCTTCGATGTTTCCCGGGTATTGTTTATTGCAACGGCCAATAGCCTGGATACCATTCCTCGACCCCTCATGGATAGGATGGAGATTATCCGGTTATCCGGGTACATAACCAAGGAAAAACTTTCCATTGCGAAAAAATACATTATACCCAAAAGCCTAGACCGGAACGGAATGACCAAGGACCAGGTTCAATTCGACTACAAGGCCCTTACCGCCATAGCGGAAGGCTACGCCAGGGAAGCCGGGATGCGAAATTTTGAAAAGGCAGTGGATAAGGTCAATCGAAAGATCGCCAAAAAACTTCTGGTTGAAGAGGTACAGCCGCCGGTTACAGTGACCCGGGAGGACCTCACAACCTACCTCGGCCAGCCCTACTTCCGGGAGGATGACGCGAAAACCATTATTGCACCCGGCATGGTTACCGGACTTGCCTGGACAAACTTCGGTGGGGACACCCTGATAATTGAAAGTGTAGCAGTACCCGGTAAGGAGGGGTTCAAGCTAACCGGGCAGATGGGAAGTGTCATGCAGGAATCGGCAAATATTGCCTACACCTACGTGCGCTATCTGGCGGATTCCCTGGGAATCGCTGGAGACTGGTTCTCTAAACACACCATCCATATCCATATTCCTGCCGGGGCTACTCCCAAGGACGGTCCCAGCGCGGGAATTACCATGGCCAGCACCCTGGTTAGTCTGGCTCTCGGGAAAAAGGTTAGCAAGAAAATAGCCATGACCGGGGAGCTATCCCTCGCCGGCAGGGTGCTCCCCATCGGCGGTTTGAAGGAGAAGACAATCGCGGCAAAACGAGCTACTATAAAGGACATCATCATTCCAAAAGCGAATGAGCGGGATCTGGATGAGATTCCCGATTATGTTAAAAAAGGCCTGACCTTTCACCCTGTGGAGGAAATGGCAGAGGTATTACGGATCCTCTTCGGAGAGCTAAAGGATGCCTGA
- a CDS encoding M15 family metallopeptidase translates to MFTPPAIQLIFLAAALILTGCGAEETQASTGGLTAQPSSSSSNSPAPVSHGVPGTKLADGDTRTADRLHPRFQLTKNELTRLLKETASREPGAITDDIEEAILSRPQVFLDLAARILDEYPADLVLVDKNHALPADYIPPDLVAMTEYPQLYLNRNDLRLRKRIIPDLLAMVEAADQAGARLVLSSTYRSFEYQDGLFQRHVREMGEAEASRVSARPGTSQHQLGTVVDFGSITPEYARHPGGIWLAAEAWRYGFSLSYPEGYEALTGYDYEPWHFRWIGRPAARLEHEFFQGIQQRFLLAWQHLAGSLSAALR, encoded by the coding sequence ATGTTCACCCCGCCGGCAATCCAATTGATCTTCCTGGCGGCGGCTCTTATCCTGACAGGATGCGGCGCTGAAGAGACCCAGGCTTCTACTGGAGGATTGACGGCTCAGCCCAGTTCTAGCTCTTCCAACTCACCCGCTCCGGTGTCCCATGGAGTACCGGGGACAAAACTGGCTGATGGGGATACCAGAACAGCTGACCGGCTTCATCCCCGGTTTCAATTAACCAAGAATGAACTTACGCGTCTCTTGAAAGAAACGGCTTCCCGGGAACCCGGGGCAATTACCGATGATATAGAGGAAGCCATCCTCTCCCGTCCCCAGGTGTTCCTGGACCTGGCAGCCCGGATCCTGGATGAATACCCGGCAGATCTGGTTCTGGTGGATAAAAACCATGCCCTACCCGCGGATTATATTCCCCCGGATCTCGTTGCTATGACAGAGTATCCTCAGCTCTACCTGAACCGGAATGATCTCCGTCTCCGGAAACGGATTATACCGGATCTCCTAGCCATGGTGGAGGCTGCGGACCAAGCAGGGGCACGACTGGTGCTCTCCAGCACCTACCGGAGCTTTGAATATCAGGACGGCCTGTTCCAGCGTCATGTCCGAGAAATGGGAGAAGCAGAGGCATCCAGGGTGAGTGCTAGGCCGGGGACGAGCCAACACCAGTTGGGTACGGTAGTCGATTTTGGCTCCATCACCCCGGAGTACGCCCGGCACCCCGGGGGTATCTGGCTGGCAGCCGAGGCGTGGCGATACGGGTTTAGTCTGTCTTACCCCGAGGGATATGAGGCGCTTACCGGATATGACTATGAGCCCTGGCATTTCCGCTGGATCGGGCGACCGGCAGCACGGCTCGAGCATGAGTTTTTCCAGGGAATTCAGCAGCGCTTCCTCCTTGCCTGGCAACACCTCGCAGGCAGCCTCAGCGCTGCACTTCGGTAA
- a CDS encoding TP0183 family DNA metabolism protein, with amino-acid sequence MRSRSPGGIFIIAVLLWFVTLGHAGAQTDAYTFVFLGIHDGEGVLSPAESRVLENRLASFLIQIEQLESYDFLFPEDASQIRQGIITPTRREISSQAIPEVWNPLARGIIIGEINRISGVFYLDLQIFSRSTGRLLLSQQSEFASFQAMVSELRGTTFRLFGIEDTPSQGLTQGLAQQGNTPLFQESPTVAMIQGRWIGDTGIGTVTVNRDGTAVAGLGDDEQMQLQVRIEGGVIRVRQNEPNSPKMYMTLFPYSIATQIVQLARPMSWEFQLSMDGKRLVGNKFTSYVTVDQGVVTRVDNTYFREAVWTRPETGE; translated from the coding sequence ATGAGGTCAAGAAGCCCCGGGGGCATCTTCATTATTGCCGTACTCCTCTGGTTTGTTACCCTTGGGCATGCTGGAGCTCAGACCGACGCCTATACCTTTGTGTTCCTGGGAATTCACGATGGAGAGGGAGTACTTTCCCCTGCCGAGTCTCGGGTACTGGAAAACAGACTTGCCTCCTTCCTCATACAAATAGAACAACTTGAATCCTATGATTTCCTTTTCCCGGAAGACGCATCCCAGATACGTCAGGGGATTATAACCCCCACCAGGAGGGAGATAAGCAGCCAAGCAATTCCCGAGGTTTGGAATCCCCTGGCCCGGGGAATCATCATCGGTGAAATCAACAGGATTAGCGGTGTTTTTTACCTTGATCTCCAGATATTCAGCAGATCCACCGGGCGTCTACTGCTTTCCCAGCAGAGTGAATTTGCCAGTTTCCAGGCCATGGTGTCCGAATTGCGGGGAACTACCTTCAGGCTCTTCGGCATTGAAGACACCCCATCCCAGGGGCTGACCCAGGGGCTCGCCCAGCAGGGGAACACACCGCTCTTCCAGGAATCCCCCACCGTCGCCATGATTCAGGGCCGCTGGATCGGGGATACTGGCATTGGCACCGTAACGGTAAACCGCGATGGAACCGCGGTAGCAGGACTCGGAGACGATGAGCAAATGCAGCTCCAGGTTCGCATAGAGGGCGGTGTAATTCGGGTACGGCAGAATGAACCCAATAGTCCCAAGATGTATATGACCCTATTCCCCTACAGCATAGCCACCCAAATAGTACAGTTGGCCCGGCCTATGAGCTGGGAGTTTCAGTTGTCCATGGACGGTAAGCGGTTGGTTGGCAATAAATTTACCTCCTACGTTACCGTAGATCAGGGTGTGGTCACCAGGGTTGATAACACCTACTTCAGAGAGGCCGTCTGGACCCGGCCAGAAACCGGGGAATAA